One Dromiciops gliroides isolate mDroGli1 chromosome 3, mDroGli1.pri, whole genome shotgun sequence DNA segment encodes these proteins:
- the ART5 gene encoding ecto-ADP-ribosyltransferase 5 isoform X2: protein MPLGPAPDTFDDSYLDCAEEMEKEAIHLLQEEMARHSLLRESWGAATAAWKSRRRGLTLPLGFRTQHAVAIMVYTNSSNPLYRELNSAVRTVGSSRENYMKHFPFKALHFYLMQALQLLRASESCQEGPGQEVFRGVGSLCFQPKRLGDVIRLGQFTSTSEEKGVAQGFGNMTFFTMNTCFGVPIQSFSVFPEEREVLIPPHEIFMVSDFSHDGTRNLVTIRSLNQTCSHFNCAYLGGEKKEGCVSNTGQSWDALPPGSWLQLIPRTLILPPGAFQLSGPVP, encoded by the exons ATGCCTTTGGGCCCAGCTCCTGACACCTTTGATGACTCATACTTGGACTGTGcggaggagatggagaaggaggcCATCCACCTGCTCCAGGAGGAGATGGCACGCCACTCCCTGCTCCGGGAATCATGGGGGGCTGCCACAGCTGCCTGGAAGAGCCGAAGGAGGGGACTCACTCTGCCCCTGGGTTTCCGAACCCAGCATGCCGTGGCCATTATGGTCTACACCAACTCGTCCAACCCTCTGTACCGGGAGCTGAACTCAGCCGTGAGGACGGTGGGCAGTTCTCGGGAGAACTACATGAAACACTTCCCCTTCAAGGCCCTACATTTCTACCTGATGCAGGCCCTGCAGCTGCTGAGAGCTTCTGAAAGCTGTCAGGAGGGCCCTGGGCAGGAAGTGTTCCGAGGTGTGGGCAGCCTCTGCTTCCAGCCTAAACGGCTGGGAGATGTCATTCGCCTTGGCCAGTTCACCTCCACCTCTGAGGAAAAAGGAGTGGCCCAGGGATTTGGAAACATGACCTTCTTCACCATGAACACTTGTTTTGGAGTCCCCATACAATCCTTTTCTGTCTTCCCGGAGGAACGAGAGGTTCTCATTCCCCCTCATGAGATTTTCATGGTGTCTGACTTCTCTCATGATGGGACCCGAAACCTAGTGACCATCAGGAGTCTCAATCAGACCTGCAGCCACTTCAACTGTGCCTACCTGGGGG gagagaagaaggagggctGTGTCTCTAACACAG GACAAAGTTGGGATGCTCTCCCCCCAGGATCTTGGCTTCAGCTAATACCAAGGACCCTGATCCTACCTCCTGGAGCCTTCCAACTCTCAGGCCCAGTGCCCTGA
- the ART5 gene encoding ecto-ADP-ribosyltransferase 5 isoform X1 — MLPALMITLSCLGLSSLTQAQVVPIMPLGPAPDTFDDSYLDCAEEMEKEAIHLLQEEMARHSLLRESWGAATAAWKSRRRGLTLPLGFRTQHAVAIMVYTNSSNPLYRELNSAVRTVGSSRENYMKHFPFKALHFYLMQALQLLRASESCQEGPGQEVFRGVGSLCFQPKRLGDVIRLGQFTSTSEEKGVAQGFGNMTFFTMNTCFGVPIQSFSVFPEEREVLIPPHEIFMVSDFSHDGTRNLVTIRSLNQTCSHFNCAYLGGEKKEGCVSNTGQSWDALPPGSWLQLIPRTLILPPGAFQLSGPVP; from the exons ATGCTGCCCGCCCTGATGATTACCCTTAGCTGCCTGGGCCTCAGCTCCCTCACACAG GCCCAGGTCGTTCCCATCATGCCTTTGGGCCCAGCTCCTGACACCTTTGATGACTCATACTTGGACTGTGcggaggagatggagaaggaggcCATCCACCTGCTCCAGGAGGAGATGGCACGCCACTCCCTGCTCCGGGAATCATGGGGGGCTGCCACAGCTGCCTGGAAGAGCCGAAGGAGGGGACTCACTCTGCCCCTGGGTTTCCGAACCCAGCATGCCGTGGCCATTATGGTCTACACCAACTCGTCCAACCCTCTGTACCGGGAGCTGAACTCAGCCGTGAGGACGGTGGGCAGTTCTCGGGAGAACTACATGAAACACTTCCCCTTCAAGGCCCTACATTTCTACCTGATGCAGGCCCTGCAGCTGCTGAGAGCTTCTGAAAGCTGTCAGGAGGGCCCTGGGCAGGAAGTGTTCCGAGGTGTGGGCAGCCTCTGCTTCCAGCCTAAACGGCTGGGAGATGTCATTCGCCTTGGCCAGTTCACCTCCACCTCTGAGGAAAAAGGAGTGGCCCAGGGATTTGGAAACATGACCTTCTTCACCATGAACACTTGTTTTGGAGTCCCCATACAATCCTTTTCTGTCTTCCCGGAGGAACGAGAGGTTCTCATTCCCCCTCATGAGATTTTCATGGTGTCTGACTTCTCTCATGATGGGACCCGAAACCTAGTGACCATCAGGAGTCTCAATCAGACCTGCAGCCACTTCAACTGTGCCTACCTGGGGG gagagaagaaggagggctGTGTCTCTAACACAG GACAAAGTTGGGATGCTCTCCCCCCAGGATCTTGGCTTCAGCTAATACCAAGGACCCTGATCCTACCTCCTGGAGCCTTCCAACTCTCAGGCCCAGTGCCCTGA